The following proteins come from a genomic window of Acipenser ruthenus chromosome 44, fAciRut3.2 maternal haplotype, whole genome shotgun sequence:
- the LOC131709719 gene encoding histone H2A-like produces MSGRGKTGGKARAKAKTRSSRAGLQFPVGRVHRLLRKGNYAQRVGAGAPVYLAAVLEYLTAEILELAGNAARDNKKTRIIPRHLQLAVRNDEELNKLMGGVTIAQGGVLPNIQAVLLPKKTEKPAKK; encoded by the coding sequence ATGTCTGGAAGAGGAAAGACTGGCGGTAAAGCCCGTGCTAAGGCAAAGACTCGCtcctccagggcaggactgcagttcccagtcggCCGAGTCCACAGACTGctgcggaagggaaactatgcTCAGCGTGTCGGCGCTGGAGCCCCGGTCTATCTGGCCGCTGTGCTTGAGTACCTGACTGCTGAGATCCTGGAGCTGGCCGGGAacgccgcccgggacaacaagaaaaccaggatcatcccgcgtcacctgcagctcgctgtccgcaacgacgaggagctcaacaagctgatgggaggcgtcaccatcgctcagggcggagtgctgcccaacatccaggccgtgctgctgcccaagaaaaccgagaagccagCCAAGAAGTAA
- the LOC117398927 gene encoding histone H3, whose protein sequence is MARTKQTARKSTGGKAPRKQLATKAARKSAPATGGVKKPHRYRPGTVALREIRRYQKSTELLIRKLPFQRLVREIAQDFKTDLRFQSSAVMALQEASEAYLVGLFEDTNLCAIHAKRVTIMPKDIQLARRIRGERA, encoded by the coding sequence ATGGCACGAACCAAGCAGACCGCTCgtaagtccaccggtggaaaggcTCCCAGGAAGCAGCTCGCTACCAAGGCTGCCCGAAAGAGCGCTCCCGCTACCGGCGGCGTGAAGAAACCTCACCGCTACAGGCCTGGGACTGTGGCTCTGAGGGAGatccgccgctatcagaaatccaccgagcTGCTGATCCGCAAGCTGCCCTTCCAGCGGCTGGTCAgagaaatcgctcaggatttcaagactgacctgcgcttccagagctccgctgtgatggcgctgcaagaggctagcgaggcttacctggtcgggctctttgaggacaccaacctgtgtgccattcacgccaagagagtcaccatcatgcccaaagacatccagctggcccgccgcATCCGCGGAGAACGCGCTTAA
- the LOC131709709 gene encoding histone H1-like: MFRQCVLQCVNRASHKEMAETAPAPAAPAPAKAPKKKTAAKPKKSGPSVSELIVKAVSASKERSGLSVAALKKILQAGGYDVEKNNSLVNRALKSLVTKETLLQTKGTGASGSFKLNKQAAEAKEKAAKKKAAPKKPAAKKAVVKKTTKKVSAKKAATPKKTPTKAKKPKAVKKAPKSPKKAAAKPKKVVKKSPKKAKAAPKPKKVTKAAKPAAKKAAPKKK, translated from the exons ATGTTCCGGCAGTGCGTGCTGCAGTGTGTTAACCGCGCCTCACATAAAG AAATGGCAGAAACTGCTCCAGCACCAGCCGCCCCTGCTCCGGCTAAAGCTCCCAAGAAGAAGACCGCGGCCAAGCCCAAGAAATCGGGTCCCAGCGTGTCGGAGCTGATCGTCAAGGCTGTGTCTGCCTCCAAGGAGCGCAGCGGGCTGTCCGTGGCGGCGCTCAAGAAGATCCTGCAGGCCGGCGGCTACGATGTGGAGAAGAACAACTCCCTCGTCAATAGAGCCCTCAAGAGCCTGGTGACCAAGGAGACCCTGCTACAGACCAAGGGCACCGGCGCCTCGGGCTCCTTCAAGCTCAACAAACAGGCGGCTGAAGCCAAGGAGAAGGCGGCCAAGAAGAAGGCAGCTCCCAAGAAACCAGCGGCAAAGAAAGCGGTTGTCAAGAAAACAACGAAAAAGGTTTCGGCAAAGAAAGCAGCGACACCCAAGAAGACTCCTACGAAAGCGAAGAAACCGAAAGCTGTAAAGAAGGCGCccaagagcccgaagaaagcggctgccaagcctaaaaaggtcgtaaagaagagcccgaagaaagcgaaGGCAGCGCCTAAACCTAAAAAGGTGACCAAGGCAGCTAAACCCGCAGCGAAGAAGGCGGCTCCTAAAAAGAAGTGA
- the LOC131696842 gene encoding zinc finger protein 883-like, which translates to MEEARVRPVSEMKEEMDICASSASLLEEELASAIEPAVKAAVLSVMSALAKFVDSKCAVFNLRLDQRDQEFESVRLRLEIAESELKAMRDGEYTNTGDKNFTQSLTNTETQYHGSDSIIAQGLPARDFSNLPVKTVRDPVPAVHTALKNSRVLMQEDGSYSEQDLLMRGDDSEQRDHTSTAGWRRALKGPAERNALPHAEEGSKAESVPIQEELFDQEWCRSPEQATELTSIEGEEEKPALDPVHINEEIPGIEPVIIKEEVLERECDPIEEGGTDHFESQQQIHMAEKLHLCTVCGKSLSTSTELKRHHRIHTGERPYCCTECGRSFNTSTDLKRHHRIHTGEKPYSCAQCGMGFKQLHHLKTHQQTHYRKKLFHCSGCEKSFTQLETLTLHQQTHTGGKPYSCTECEKSFKQASQLKAHQLIHLGHKQYPCADCGESFILSTDLERHQQTHTGGKPYRCTECEKSFKQASQLKAHQRIHTGEKPYHCAYCGKSFILSGDLKRHQQTHTGEKPYSCDHCGKRFTRSGALTVHKRIHTGEKPYSCDHCGKRFNRTEHLVSHLRVHTGEQSTHCTQ; encoded by the exons ATGGAAGAGGCGAGAGTGAGACCCGTCTCTGAAATGAAAGAAGAGATGGATATCTGCGCATCCTCCGCGTCTCTCCTTGAGGAAGAACTCGCCTCTGCTATCGAGcctgcagtgaaagcggctgtgctGAGCGTCATGTCTGCGTTAGCAAAGTTCGTGGacagtaaatgtgcagttttcaatcTCAGACTGGACCAAAGAGACCAAGAATTTGAAAGCGTGAGATTGCGATTGGAAATAgcggagagcgagttgaaagcaatGCGAGACGGAGAATACACGAACACTGGCGATAAGAACTTCACCCAATCTCTCACAAACACTGAAACACAATACCACGGGAGCGACAGTATTATTGCTCAGGGGCTGCCGGCGCGGGATTTCTCTAATCTTCCAGTTAAGACAGTCAGGGATCCGGTGCCTGCAGTCCACACCGCACTGAAAAACTCCCGGGTTTTAATGCAGGAGGATGGAAGCTATTCCGAGCAGGACCTGCTGATGCGAGGTGATGACTCTGAACAGAGAGACCACACAAGCACAGCGGGGTGGAGAAGAGCACTGAAAG GTCCTGCAGAGAGAAATGCTCTCCCTCATGCTGAGGAAGGGTCGAAGGCAGAATCAGTTCCCATTCAAGAGGAGCTCTTTGACCAGGAATGGTGCAGGAGTCCAGAGCAGGCTACAGAGCTGACATCTATTGAAGGGGAGGAGGAGAAACCTGCACTAGATCCTGTCCACATTAATGAAGAGATCCCTGGAATTGAACCGGTCATCATTAAAGAGGAGGTTCTTGAACGTGAGTGTGACCCCATTGAAGAGGGGGGTACTGACCACTTTGAAAGCCAGCAGCAAATTCACATGGCAGAGAAACTGCatctctgtactgtgtgtgggAAGAGTCTCAGTACATCAACAGAGCTGAAAAGACACCaccgaattcacacaggagaaagacCGTACTGTTGCACTGAATGTGGAAGAAGTTTCAATACCTCTACAGATCTGAAAAGACACCatcgcattcacacaggagagaagccgtattcCTGTGCTCAGTGTGGGATGGGTTTCAAACAGCTACACcatcttaaaacacaccagcaaactcactATCGGAAGAAACTGTTTCACTGTAGTGGATGTGAGAAGAGTTTCACTCAGTTAGAAACCCTGACATTACAtcagcaaactcacacaggaggGAAACCTTATAGCTGCACTGAGtgtgagaagagtttcaaacAAGCATCACAGCTTAAAGCCCACCAGCTAATTCACCTGGGACATAAACAGTATCCTTGTGCTGACTGTGGGGAGAGTTTCATTTTGTCTACAGACCTGGAAAgacaccagcaaactcacacaggagggaaaccgtatcgctgcactgagtgtgagaagagtttcaaacAAGCATCACAGCTTAAAgcccaccagcgaattcacacgggcGAGAAACCATATCATTGTGCTtactgtgggaaaagtttcattctgtctggagacctgaaaagacaccagcaaactcacacaggagagaaaccatatagcTGTGatcactgtgggaagagattcacccGCTCAGGAGCACTGACAGTACATAAGCGAATTCACACCGGAGAGAAGCCGTATAGCTGTGatcactgtgggaagagattcaatcGAACAGAACATCTGGTGTCACACCTTCGAGTTCACACAGGGGAGCAGTCGACTCACTGCACTCAATAA